The sequence below is a genomic window from Planctomycetota bacterium.
AAAAATAAAACGTCCCGACCGAAGGTATCGGGATTGGCTTGTCTTATCTTACTCATGGGCATGGGGCTAATGGGTTGTAATTCGAAATACTTTACCGTTCTTGAAGCCCCTTCAAAACCGTTTAACAATTTTAGTCAAATCGAGATTAAGGAATTACAGATTGATATTGCTGATTTCAACAACTTGTCGCCGGAAGAACAAGCAGGCACACAGAAATTTACTGCCGGGCTTTCCCACAGGCTCCAAGCCTGTTTCTTGGAGAAAGGTTTTTTCGTTTCTAAAACAGGCGAAAAGCTAATCCTTGAAGGGCGGGTGCTTGAATTTAATCCCGGAAGCAAAACTGCCAGATGTCTGCTGGGCGTTTATGGGGTAGGGAAAGGTAAAATTATTGTTGAAGTGACGTTTTCCAGCCAGGATGGGACGCTTATTGCCAAAGGCACTGCCGAAGGCGGCGTGTCTACAGGAACATTAGGCGGAGAGATGACGGAAGCCGTAGAACGCCTGGTCGATGCCATTGCCGATTTCGTGGAAAAGAATTATCAAAAGTAAATGACAATGTGCAAGATGATTCTTAGTATTTTAGTCCCGATATAA
It includes:
- a CDS encoding DUF4410 domain-containing protein gives rise to the protein MMKNKTSRPKVSGLACLILLMGMGLMGCNSKYFTVLEAPSKPFNNFSQIEIKELQIDIADFNNLSPEEQAGTQKFTAGLSHRLQACFLEKGFFVSKTGEKLILEGRVLEFNPGSKTARCLLGVYGVGKGKIIVEVTFSSQDGTLIAKGTAEGGVSTGTLGGEMTEAVERLVDAIADFVEKNYQK